The following are encoded together in the Bradyrhizobium sp. CCGUVB1N3 genome:
- a CDS encoding acyltransferase family protein, which yields MTSIGTIAASGGSRTSPARLDWVDYAKGICIVMVVMMHSVLGVELAAGEPGFMHGLVAFAKPFRMPDFFLISGLFLPLVIDRDWRIYLDRKVVHFAYFYVLWVTIQFGFKAPAFAAETSWRDAGLLYLESFVEPFGTLWFIYLLPIFFIVTKLTRRIPPLAIWLAAALLETARIATGWTAIDEFCARFVYFYSGYLFAAHVFALSDRARRHPALALAALGAWALVNAGLVARGASEWPMISLLLGFSGAVAIVTMGTLLAHARRLNFLRFCGEHSIVIYLAFFLPMAATRTLLLRTGIIPDIGTMSLIVTIAGVIGALLIWQAALRLHAYFLFERPDAFWIAPKKAGAVLQAAE from the coding sequence ATGACATCGATCGGCACAATCGCGGCAAGCGGAGGTTCCAGGACCTCGCCGGCGCGCCTCGATTGGGTCGATTATGCCAAGGGCATCTGCATCGTCATGGTCGTGATGATGCATTCGGTGCTGGGGGTCGAGCTCGCCGCCGGCGAACCCGGGTTCATGCATGGCCTGGTCGCCTTCGCAAAGCCATTCCGGATGCCGGATTTTTTCCTGATTTCGGGACTATTCCTGCCGCTCGTGATCGACCGCGACTGGCGAATCTATCTCGACCGCAAGGTCGTGCATTTCGCCTATTTTTATGTCCTCTGGGTGACAATCCAGTTCGGCTTCAAGGCGCCGGCTTTCGCAGCCGAAACGAGCTGGCGCGATGCGGGCCTTCTGTATCTCGAATCATTTGTCGAGCCGTTCGGCACGCTCTGGTTCATCTACCTGCTGCCGATCTTCTTCATCGTCACAAAACTGACACGGCGAATCCCGCCGCTCGCGATCTGGCTCGCCGCGGCGCTGCTGGAGACGGCGCGCATCGCAACGGGGTGGACCGCCATCGACGAGTTCTGCGCGCGCTTCGTCTATTTCTATTCGGGCTATCTGTTCGCGGCTCACGTGTTCGCCTTGTCGGATCGCGCGCGCAGGCATCCCGCCCTTGCCCTCGCCGCGCTTGGCGCGTGGGCGCTCGTCAATGCGGGCCTCGTCGCGCGCGGCGCAAGCGAATGGCCGATGATCTCGCTTCTGCTCGGCTTCTCCGGTGCCGTCGCCATCGTAACGATGGGTACGCTGCTCGCGCATGCGCGCCGGCTCAACTTCCTCCGTTTCTGCGGCGAGCATTCGATCGTGATCTATCTCGCCTTCTTCCTGCCGATGGCCGCGACACGGACGCTGCTGCTGCGCACCGGCATCATTCCCGACATCGGCACGATGTCGCTGATCGTCACCATCGCCGGCGTCATCGGTGCGCTCCTGATCTGGCAGGCCGCGCTGCGCCTGCACGCCTACTTCCTGTTCGAGCGGCCGGATGCATTCTGGATCGCGCCGAAGAAGGCGGGGGCAGTGTTGCAGGCGGCGGAGTAG
- the polA gene encoding DNA polymerase I — translation MPKTSPKTSAKADTKAAAPEAAETQSASAKPVAAKAAGKGDHVFLVDGSSYIFRAYHALPPLNRKSDGLQVNAVLGFCNMLWKLLRDMPADNRPTHLAIVFDKSEITFRNKLYPDYKAHRPPAPDDLIPQFALIREAVRAFDLPCLEQVGFEADDLIATYARQASDRGANTTIVSSDKDLMQLVNDKITMYDTMKDRRIGIPEVIEKFGVPPEKVVEVQALAGDSTDNVPGVPGIGIKTAAQLIVEYGDLEQLLFRATEIKQPKRREALLENAEKARISRKLVLLDDKVQLEVPLDDLAVHEPDARKLVAFLKAMEFSTLTRRVADYSQIDPANVDADASNSSGARGGDGAKAKSSETSGDLFAAPAAPAKGGDKGDKSASLKGAPISLAAAREEALRKLPVDRSKYQTIKTLAELNGFIARIHDAGHVAVEIKANSIDPMQADLCGIALALAPNDACYVPLAHKQSGGGAGLFDAGLALDQVKHADAIEALRPVLESAGILKVGFDVKFTSVMLAQHSITLRNTDDAKLISYVLDAGRGSQELDSLSERWFGHAMLKESELLGSGKGKITFDQVPIDKAAPLSAEGTDMALRVWRVLKPRLIAEHMTAVYETLERPLVSVLARMERRGISIDRQVLSRLSGDFAQTAARVEAEIQEIAGEPVNVGSPKQIGDILFGKMGLPGGSKTKTGAWSTTAQVLDDLAEQGHDFPKKILEWRQVSKLKSTYTDALPTYVNPQTHRVHTTYALAATTTGRLSSNEPNLQNIPVRTEDGRKIRRAFIATPGHKLVSADYSQIELRLLAEIADIPVLKQAFRDGLDIHAMTASEMFGVPIKGMPSEIRRRAKAINFGIIYGISAFGLANQLGIAREEASAYIKKYFERFPGIRAYMDETRDFCRSHGYVTTLFGRKCHYPDIKASNASVRAFNERAAINARLQGTAADIIRRAMTRVEDALAAKKLSAQMLLQVHDELIFEVPDAEVEATLPVVQHVMQDAPFPAVELSVPLHVDARAATNWDEAH, via the coding sequence ATGCCAAAGACCTCCCCGAAAACCTCCGCCAAAGCTGACACCAAGGCTGCTGCGCCCGAAGCCGCCGAAACCCAGTCCGCCTCCGCAAAGCCCGTGGCGGCGAAGGCGGCCGGCAAGGGCGACCACGTCTTCCTGGTCGACGGTTCCTCCTATATTTTCCGCGCCTATCACGCGCTGCCGCCGCTCAACCGCAAGTCCGACGGCTTGCAGGTCAATGCCGTGCTCGGTTTCTGCAACATGCTGTGGAAGCTGCTCCGTGACATGCCCGCGGACAACCGGCCGACGCATCTGGCGATCGTGTTCGACAAGTCGGAAATCACCTTCCGCAACAAGCTCTATCCCGACTACAAGGCGCACCGGCCGCCGGCACCGGATGACCTTATTCCGCAATTCGCGCTGATCCGCGAGGCCGTTCGCGCCTTCGACCTGCCCTGCCTGGAACAGGTCGGCTTCGAGGCCGACGATCTCATCGCGACCTATGCGCGGCAGGCAAGCGACCGCGGCGCCAACACGACCATCGTGTCCTCCGACAAGGACCTGATGCAGCTCGTCAACGACAAGATCACCATGTACGACACCATGAAGGATCGCCGCATCGGCATTCCCGAGGTGATCGAGAAGTTCGGCGTGCCGCCGGAGAAGGTGGTCGAGGTGCAGGCGCTGGCCGGCGATTCCACCGACAACGTGCCGGGCGTGCCCGGCATCGGCATCAAGACCGCGGCTCAACTGATCGTCGAATATGGCGACCTCGAGCAACTCCTATTCCGCGCCACCGAGATCAAGCAGCCGAAGCGGCGCGAAGCGTTGCTCGAGAATGCCGAGAAGGCGCGGATTTCGCGAAAGCTCGTGCTGCTCGACGACAAGGTCCAGCTGGAGGTGCCGCTGGACGATCTGGCTGTCCACGAGCCCGACGCGCGCAAGCTGGTCGCCTTCCTGAAGGCGATGGAATTTTCAACGCTGACGCGCCGCGTCGCCGACTATTCGCAGATCGATCCCGCCAACGTCGATGCCGATGCGTCGAACAGCAGCGGGGCGAGAGGCGGCGACGGCGCGAAGGCAAAGTCGTCCGAGACTTCAGGCGATCTTTTCGCGGCCCCTGCGGCCCCCGCAAAGGGCGGTGACAAGGGCGACAAGTCGGCGAGCCTCAAGGGCGCGCCGATCTCGCTCGCGGCCGCGCGCGAGGAAGCCCTGCGCAAGCTCCCGGTTGATCGCAGCAAATACCAGACGATCAAGACGCTCGCTGAGCTGAACGGCTTCATCGCGCGCATCCATGATGCCGGCCATGTCGCCGTCGAAATCAAGGCCAACTCCATCGATCCGATGCAGGCCGATCTCTGCGGCATCGCACTGGCGCTGGCGCCGAACGATGCCTGCTACGTGCCGCTGGCGCACAAGCAGTCCGGCGGTGGCGCCGGCCTGTTCGATGCCGGCCTCGCGCTCGATCAGGTCAAGCATGCGGATGCGATCGAGGCGTTGCGACCGGTGCTGGAATCGGCGGGCATCCTCAAGGTCGGCTTCGACGTCAAGTTCACGTCCGTCATGCTGGCGCAGCACAGCATCACCTTGCGCAACACCGACGACGCAAAGTTGATCTCCTACGTGCTCGATGCCGGCCGCGGCTCGCAGGAGCTGGATTCGCTGTCGGAGCGCTGGTTCGGCCACGCCATGCTGAAGGAGAGCGAGCTGCTCGGCAGCGGCAAGGGCAAGATCACTTTCGACCAGGTGCCGATCGACAAGGCCGCACCGCTGTCGGCGGAAGGCACCGACATGGCCTTGCGCGTTTGGCGCGTGCTGAAGCCGCGCCTTATCGCCGAGCACATGACCGCCGTCTACGAGACGCTGGAGCGGCCGCTGGTGTCGGTGCTCGCGCGCATGGAACGTCGCGGCATCTCGATCGACCGCCAGGTGCTGTCACGCCTGTCGGGCGACTTCGCCCAGACTGCAGCGCGGGTCGAGGCCGAGATCCAGGAGATCGCCGGCGAGCCCGTCAATGTCGGCAGCCCGAAGCAGATCGGCGACATCCTGTTCGGCAAGATGGGACTTCCTGGCGGCAGCAAGACCAAGACCGGTGCATGGTCGACGACGGCGCAGGTGCTGGATGATCTCGCCGAGCAGGGCCACGACTTCCCGAAGAAGATTCTGGAATGGCGGCAGGTCTCGAAGCTGAAATCGACCTATACCGACGCACTGCCGACTTACGTCAATCCGCAGACCCATCGCGTGCACACGACCTACGCGCTGGCCGCAACCACCACGGGCCGGCTGTCATCGAACGAGCCTAACCTGCAGAACATTCCGGTGCGCACCGAGGACGGGCGAAAGATCCGCCGCGCCTTCATCGCCACGCCCGGGCACAAGCTGGTTTCGGCCGACTATTCGCAGATCGAGCTGCGGCTGCTCGCCGAGATCGCCGACATTCCCGTGCTGAAACAGGCGTTCAGAGACGGGCTCGACATTCACGCGATGACCGCGTCGGAAATGTTCGGCGTGCCGATCAAGGGCATGCCGAGCGAGATCCGGCGCCGCGCCAAGGCGATCAATTTCGGCATCATCTACGGCATCTCGGCGTTCGGCCTTGCCAACCAGCTCGGCATCGCGCGCGAGGAGGCCTCCGCCTACATCAAGAAGTATTTTGAGCGCTTCCCCGGCATCCGCGCCTATATGGACGAGACGCGCGATTTCTGCCGGAGCCACGGCTATGTCACCACGCTGTTCGGCCGCAAGTGCCACTACCCCGACATCAAGGCGTCCAACGCCTCGGTGCGCGCCTTCAACGAGCGCGCCGCGATCAACGCGCGCCTCCAGGGCACCGCCGCCGACATCATCCGCCGCGCCATGACGCGGGTGGAGGACGCGCTGGCGGCAAAGAAGCTCTCGGCGCAGATGCTGCTCCAGGTGCATGACGAATTGATCTTCGAGGTACCCGACGCGGAGGTCGAGGCGACATTGCCGGTCGTGCAGCACGTGATGCAGGACGCGCCGTTCCCGGCCGTAGAGCTCTCGGTGCCGCTGCATGTCGATGCCCGCGCGGCGACCAATTGGGACGAGGCGCACTGA
- a CDS encoding NADPH-dependent FMN reductase has protein sequence MKIATISGSLRAGSSNTAALRAAARLAPAGVEVIPFEGIAELPFFNPDLDGDDVPAPVGAMRNLIGRVDGLLISSPEYARGVAGVLKNALDWLVGSHEFPGKPVALINTSPRATHALAALTLTLETMSARIAKEACLTLPLLGGAFDEHGIVADPAVAGPLRSAMERFAEFIRSVEADAS, from the coding sequence ATGAAAATCGCAACGATCTCCGGCAGCTTGCGCGCCGGTTCGAGCAATACGGCTGCGTTGCGCGCAGCGGCTCGGCTCGCGCCCGCTGGCGTCGAGGTCATCCCTTTCGAAGGAATTGCGGAGCTGCCCTTCTTCAATCCGGACCTCGATGGCGATGACGTGCCTGCCCCCGTCGGGGCCATGCGCAACCTCATCGGACGCGTGGATGGCCTCCTGATCTCCAGCCCCGAATATGCCCGCGGTGTCGCCGGCGTCCTGAAGAATGCGCTCGACTGGCTGGTCGGAAGCCATGAATTTCCCGGCAAGCCGGTCGCATTGATCAACACGTCGCCTCGCGCCACGCACGCGCTGGCCGCCCTCACTCTCACCCTGGAGACGATGTCGGCCCGGATCGCCAAGGAGGCCTGCCTGACGCTGCCGCTGCTCGGCGGCGCCTTCGACGAGCACGGCATCGTCGCAGATCCTGCGGTCGCCGGGCCGCTGCGTTCGGCGATGGAGCGCTTTGCGGAGTTCATCCGGAGCGTTGAGGCCGACGCGTCCTAG
- a CDS encoding LysE family translocator gives MPHTPALLGFALVCLGLVLTPGPNMIYLISRSITQGPAAGIVSLGGVALGFVFYMLCAAFGITALLLAIPFAYDALRLAGAFYLFWLAWQAVKPGGRSPFQVRELAIDSPRKLFAMGFVTNLLNPKIAMLYLALLPQFIDPAAGSVLTQSLVLGAIQIAISVSVNAMIALAAGSIALFLATRPSWMLVQRWLMGTVLAGLAVRMAVEAKRV, from the coding sequence ATGCCCCACACACCCGCCCTGCTCGGCTTTGCCCTCGTCTGCCTTGGCCTCGTGCTGACGCCTGGGCCGAACATGATCTACCTGATCTCGCGCTCGATCACGCAGGGGCCGGCGGCCGGCATCGTCTCGCTCGGCGGCGTGGCGCTGGGCTTCGTATTCTACATGCTGTGCGCGGCGTTCGGCATCACCGCGCTGCTGCTCGCCATTCCCTTCGCCTATGACGCGCTGCGCCTCGCTGGCGCCTTCTATCTGTTCTGGCTCGCCTGGCAGGCGGTGAAGCCGGGCGGCCGCTCGCCGTTCCAGGTGAGGGAGCTTGCGATCGACAGCCCGCGAAAACTGTTCGCGATGGGCTTCGTGACCAACCTGCTCAATCCCAAGATTGCGATGCTGTATTTGGCGCTGCTGCCGCAGTTCATCGACCCCGCCGCCGGCAGCGTGCTGACACAGTCGCTGGTGCTGGGTGCGATCCAGATCGCGATCAGCGTCAGCGTCAACGCGATGATCGCACTCGCCGCCGGCTCGATCGCGCTGTTCCTGGCGACGCGGCCGAGCTGGATGCTGGTGCAGCGCTGGCTGATGGGCACGGTGCTCGCCGGGCTTGCCGTGCGGATGGCCGTGGAAGCGAAGCGGGTCTAG
- a CDS encoding glutathione S-transferase family protein yields MTIELHTWNTPNGRKISVALEEMGLPYKVFPVNITKGEQMAPEFLKLSPNNKIPAIVDPQGPDGKPVSVFESGAILLYLGEKTGKFLPKSLASRIPVYEWLMWQMGGFGPFPGQVHHFIALENEQDRAYGLKRFMAETRRLYGVLDRRLEGRDFVAGDLSVADFAILGWAWRHPRHKVELADFPNVKRWYEALMARPAVKRGIEAKLD; encoded by the coding sequence ATGACCATCGAGCTCCACACTTGGAATACGCCGAACGGCCGAAAAATCTCGGTCGCGCTGGAGGAAATGGGGCTCCCTTACAAGGTCTTCCCGGTGAACATCACAAAGGGCGAGCAGATGGCGCCCGAGTTCCTCAAGCTCAGCCCGAACAACAAGATCCCCGCGATCGTCGACCCCCAGGGGCCGGACGGCAAGCCTGTCAGCGTGTTCGAATCCGGTGCGATCCTGCTCTATCTCGGCGAGAAGACCGGCAAATTCCTGCCGAAGTCGCTGGCCAGCCGCATCCCCGTCTACGAATGGTTAATGTGGCAAATGGGCGGCTTCGGGCCGTTCCCCGGCCAGGTGCATCATTTCATCGCGCTGGAGAACGAGCAGGACCGCGCCTACGGGTTGAAGCGCTTCATGGCCGAGACCCGCCGGCTCTACGGTGTGCTGGACCGCCGGCTCGAGGGCCGCGACTTCGTCGCCGGCGATCTCTCGGTCGCCGATTTCGCCATCCTGGGCTGGGCCTGGCGCCACCCGCGCCACAAGGTGGAGCTCGCAGACTTCCCGAACGTGAAGCGCTGGTATGAGGCCCTGATGGCGCGCCCCGCGGTGAAGCGGGGGATAGAGGCGAAACTGGATTAG
- the pyrE gene encoding orotate phosphoribosyltransferase, giving the protein MSKSASRARLFEIIRRRSFGRGEVTLASGRKSDFYFNLKPTMLDPEGATLLAELTYEALKDDQLDFIGGLEMGAVPLAGALAQISWIKGHPIAAFFVRKKPKEHGAKLAIEGLAKGETLEGKRVVIVEDVTTTGGSALKAVESVREAGANVVLVLTMVDREEGADDTFGQAGLPFRSLYKASEFLKG; this is encoded by the coding sequence GTGTCGAAATCAGCCTCCCGCGCCCGCTTGTTCGAAATCATCCGCCGGCGCTCCTTCGGCCGCGGCGAGGTGACGCTCGCGTCGGGCCGCAAGAGCGATTTCTATTTCAACTTGAAGCCGACCATGCTTGACCCCGAAGGGGCGACGCTGCTCGCCGAGCTCACCTATGAGGCGCTGAAGGACGACCAGCTCGATTTCATCGGCGGGCTGGAGATGGGCGCGGTGCCTCTTGCCGGCGCACTTGCGCAGATCTCCTGGATCAAGGGCCATCCGATCGCGGCCTTCTTCGTGCGCAAGAAGCCGAAGGAGCACGGCGCAAAGCTTGCGATCGAAGGCCTTGCCAAGGGCGAGACGCTGGAAGGCAAGCGTGTCGTCATCGTCGAGGACGTCACCACCACCGGCGGCTCGGCGCTGAAGGCCGTGGAATCGGTGCGCGAGGCCGGCGCCAATGTGGTGCTGGTGCTGACCATGGTCGACCGCGAGGAAGGCGCCGACGACACCTTCGGTCAGGCCGGCCTGCCGTTCCGCTCGCTCTACAAGGCATCGGAATTCTTGAAGGGGTAG
- a CDS encoding DUF2865 domain-containing protein yields MFLAAILALPVLTAPAPASAEGLFDFFFGRLQQPRPQREVSPANSYVDPFSAQQNGPVQSEASPTRSASGSGPAFCVRTCDGKYFPLMRGVASPAQMCQAFCPATTTKIYFGSSIDGATSQTGERYADSENAFAFRKALRADCTCNGREPVGLAPVDLALDTSLKAGDVIATSDGLVAYTGIRLGSEQAADFTPVASYPGLTAQVRSRLGEMKVAPVRAETVAADAPPPEIVRETVPDVTVPKTPAQKSGRRAGLD; encoded by the coding sequence ATGTTTTTGGCCGCCATTTTGGCTCTGCCTGTCCTGACGGCTCCGGCGCCGGCATCCGCCGAAGGCCTGTTCGACTTCTTCTTCGGCCGATTGCAGCAGCCGCGGCCGCAGCGTGAGGTTTCGCCGGCGAATTCCTATGTCGATCCGTTCTCGGCACAGCAGAACGGTCCCGTGCAATCCGAAGCGTCGCCGACCCGCTCCGCCAGCGGCTCCGGCCCGGCGTTCTGCGTGCGCACCTGCGACGGCAAATATTTTCCGCTGATGCGCGGCGTGGCCTCGCCGGCGCAGATGTGTCAGGCGTTCTGTCCTGCCACCACGACAAAAATCTATTTCGGCTCCAGCATCGACGGCGCCACTTCGCAGACCGGCGAGCGCTATGCCGACAGCGAGAACGCCTTTGCCTTCCGCAAGGCACTGCGCGCGGACTGCACCTGCAACGGCCGCGAGCCGGTCGGACTTGCGCCGGTGGACCTTGCACTCGATACGTCGCTGAAGGCCGGCGACGTGATCGCGACGAGTGACGGTCTGGTCGCCTATACCGGCATCCGCCTCGGCAGCGAGCAGGCCGCCGACTTCACGCCGGTCGCCTCCTATCCCGGCCTCACCGCACAGGTCCGCTCCCGCCTCGGCGAGATGAAGGTTGCGCCGGTGCGCGCCGAGACGGTGGCGGCGGACGCGCCACCGCCGGAGATCGTGCGTGAGACGGTGCCAGATGTCACGGTGCCGAAGACGCCGGCGCAGAAATCGGGCAGGCGCGCGGGATTGGATTAA
- a CDS encoding transposase: MIIPLRYVGIDVSKKHLDIFDEADGVPRRIANAAQAITQQVTRWRCDALIVFEATGTYDLALREALDQAGVRFARINPARARDFARASGQLAKTDPIDARMLAAFGRVMQPATEQAANPARNALSRLAKRRDQLVLMRAQEKNRRSEADDRAMAERISRLIEVLDDEVAEIEADIKALTKAEPEIADDAKLMRSLPGVGPVACMQLIAKMPELGRVGAKQIAALAGLAPFNVDSGAFRGKRKIAGGRKRVRDALYMAALNAVRRADPFKAFYARLRQAGKPAKLALIAVARKLLTVLNAMMRDRKPYLQTAPT, encoded by the coding sequence GTGATCATACCCCTTCGTTACGTCGGAATCGACGTCTCCAAAAAACATCTCGATATCTTTGATGAAGCTGACGGTGTGCCCAGGCGCATCGCCAACGCGGCACAGGCCATCACACAGCAGGTGACGCGTTGGCGATGCGATGCGCTGATCGTCTTCGAGGCCACGGGTACCTATGACCTCGCGCTTCGCGAGGCCCTGGATCAGGCCGGTGTCCGCTTCGCCCGGATCAATCCGGCTCGAGCTCGCGATTTTGCGCGGGCCAGCGGCCAACTTGCCAAAACCGACCCGATCGATGCACGGATGCTGGCGGCCTTTGGCCGGGTCATGCAGCCGGCAACTGAGCAGGCCGCCAATCCCGCCCGCAACGCCTTGTCGAGGCTTGCAAAACGGCGGGATCAGCTGGTTCTCATGCGCGCACAGGAGAAGAACCGGCGCAGCGAGGCTGACGACCGCGCCATGGCCGAACGGATCAGCCGCCTTATCGAGGTTCTCGACGACGAGGTTGCCGAGATCGAAGCCGACATCAAGGCGCTGACCAAGGCCGAGCCGGAGATCGCGGACGATGCAAAGTTGATGCGCTCGCTGCCGGGTGTGGGTCCCGTGGCTTGCATGCAGCTCATCGCGAAGATGCCGGAACTCGGACGTGTTGGTGCAAAACAGATCGCGGCACTCGCGGGCCTTGCCCCCTTCAACGTCGACAGCGGCGCCTTCCGTGGCAAACGCAAGATCGCCGGCGGTCGAAAGCGCGTTCGTGACGCCCTCTACATGGCTGCCCTCAACGCGGTTCGCCGGGCCGATCCGTTCAAGGCCTTCTACGCACGACTGCGACAGGCCGGCAAACCAGCCAAGCTCGCTCTCATTGCCGTCGCCAGGAAGCTCCTAACCGTCCTCAACGCCATGATGCGCGACAGGAAGCCCTACCTGCAGACCGCGCCGACATAA
- a CDS encoding glycogen/starch/alpha-glucan phosphorylase, producing MQEQSFQPNFPAAGQPVDELALSEIKGAILAKLRLAIGKDAGMATRHDWYQAAALALRDRIVHRWLSAEKRSYDAGRKRVYYLSLEFLIGRLFTDALNNMGLLNIFEVALGDLGVSLPELRKCEPDAALGNGGLGRLAACFMESMATLSIPAIGYGIRYDYGLFRQIINQGWQQEYPDEWLSFGNPWELQRPEVVYHVHFGGGIEHVDDRGRDRSIWHPAETVQAIAYDTPIVGWRGQHVNALRLWSARSPDPLKLDVFNSGDYVSASSEQARAEAICKFLYPNDESPAGRELRLRQEYFFVSASLQDLVKRHLTSDGQLRSLAMKVAVQLNDTHPSLAVTELMRILVDLHNFRWDEAWKITVATLSYTNHTLLPEALETWPVELFERLLPRHLEIIYRINVQHLALAEARCPGDIDFRASVSLIDERSGRRVRMGQLAFVGSHRINGVSAMHSDLMRETVFHDLNHLYPGRITNKTNGITFRRWLMLANPKLTDLLREACGEAVLDDPTQLSLLEARASDVAFQQKFRAVKHHNKTALARVIGERLGIKVDPSALFDVQIKRIHEYKRQLLNIIETVALYQAIKDNPNGNWVPRVKIIAGKAAASYRYAKLIIKLINDVAEVVNNDPAIGGKLKVAFLPDYNVSLAEVIIPAADLSEQISTAGMEASGTGNMKLALNGAITIGTLDGANIEIRDHVGAENIAIFGLEAGDVMIRRKQGLDAADVIRRSPQLSRAINSIGVGEFSPGEPGRFESIAHALRYLDHYMVSADFDSYYEAQRSIDARWQVVPAWTRASILNVARMAWFSSDRTIREYAEEIWNVPVHPTTPAFQEAEDQRGAAG from the coding sequence TTGCAAGAGCAATCGTTCCAGCCGAATTTTCCCGCAGCCGGTCAGCCCGTCGACGAACTGGCGCTGTCCGAGATCAAGGGTGCGATCCTGGCAAAGCTGCGCCTTGCCATCGGCAAGGACGCGGGCATGGCGACCAGGCACGACTGGTATCAGGCCGCAGCTCTCGCGCTGCGCGACCGCATCGTGCATCGCTGGCTCAGCGCGGAGAAGCGCAGCTACGATGCCGGGCGCAAGCGCGTCTACTATCTCTCGCTCGAATTTCTGATCGGCCGTCTCTTCACCGACGCGCTGAACAATATGGGACTGCTCAACATCTTCGAGGTCGCGCTCGGCGATCTCGGCGTCTCGCTCCCTGAGCTGCGCAAGTGCGAGCCGGATGCCGCGCTCGGCAATGGCGGCTTGGGGCGGCTCGCAGCCTGCTTCATGGAAAGCATGGCGACGCTGTCGATCCCCGCGATCGGCTACGGCATCCGTTATGATTACGGCCTGTTCCGTCAGATCATCAATCAGGGCTGGCAGCAGGAATATCCGGACGAATGGCTGAGCTTCGGCAACCCCTGGGAGCTGCAGCGGCCGGAGGTGGTCTATCACGTCCATTTCGGCGGCGGCATCGAGCATGTCGACGACAGGGGCCGCGACCGCTCGATCTGGCATCCGGCCGAGACCGTGCAGGCGATCGCCTATGACACGCCGATCGTCGGCTGGCGCGGCCAGCACGTCAACGCGCTGCGACTGTGGTCGGCGCGCTCGCCCGATCCGCTGAAGCTCGACGTCTTCAACTCCGGCGACTATGTCAGCGCCTCGTCCGAGCAGGCGCGCGCGGAAGCGATCTGCAAGTTCCTCTATCCGAACGACGAGAGCCCGGCGGGCCGCGAGCTGCGCCTGCGACAGGAATATTTCTTCGTCTCGGCCTCGCTTCAGGATCTCGTCAAGCGCCACCTCACATCCGACGGACAGCTGCGCAGTCTGGCGATGAAGGTCGCGGTACAGCTCAACGACACGCATCCGTCGCTTGCCGTCACCGAGCTGATGCGGATCCTCGTCGATCTCCACAATTTCCGCTGGGACGAGGCGTGGAAGATCACGGTGGCGACCCTCTCCTACACCAACCACACGCTGCTGCCGGAAGCGCTGGAAACCTGGCCGGTCGAGCTGTTCGAGCGGCTGTTGCCGCGGCATCTGGAGATCATCTACCGCATCAACGTTCAGCACCTCGCGCTCGCCGAAGCGCGCTGCCCCGGCGACATCGACTTCCGCGCCTCGGTCTCGCTGATCGACGAGAGGAGCGGCCGGCGCGTGCGCATGGGCCAACTCGCCTTCGTCGGCTCACACCGCATCAACGGCGTCTCGGCGATGCATTCCGACCTGATGCGCGAGACCGTGTTCCACGATCTCAACCATCTCTATCCCGGCCGCATCACCAACAAGACCAACGGCATCACCTTCCGCCGCTGGCTGATGCTGGCAAACCCGAAGCTGACGGATCTCTTGCGCGAGGCTTGCGGCGAGGCCGTGCTCGACGATCCCACGCAACTCTCCCTTCTGGAAGCACGCGCCAGCGATGTCGCGTTCCAGCAAAAATTCCGCGCGGTCAAGCATCACAACAAGACGGCGCTCGCACGCGTGATCGGCGAGCGGCTCGGCATCAAGGTCGACCCGAGCGCGCTGTTCGACGTGCAGATCAAGCGCATCCACGAATACAAGCGCCAGCTCCTCAACATCATCGAGACGGTCGCGCTATACCAGGCGATCAAGGACAACCCCAACGGCAACTGGGTGCCGCGGGTGAAGATTATTGCCGGCAAGGCGGCGGCGAGCTACCGCTACGCCAAGCTGATCATCAAGCTGATCAACGACGTCGCCGAGGTCGTCAACAACGACCCCGCGATCGGCGGCAAGCTCAAGGTCGCCTTCCTGCCCGACTACAATGTCAGCCTCGCCGAGGTGATCATTCCCGCGGCCGATCTCTCCGAGCAGATCTCGACCGCCGGCATGGAAGCCTCCGGCACCGGCAACATGAAGCTGGCGCTGAACGGCGCCATCACCATCGGCACGCTCGACGGCGCCAATATCGAGATCCGCGACCATGTCGGCGCGGAGAACATCGCGATCTTCGGCCTGGAGGCCGGCGACGTGATGATCCGGCGCAAGCAGGGCCTGGATGCCGCCGACGTGATCCGCAGATCGCCGCAGCTCTCGCGCGCCATCAATTCGATCGGCGTCGGCGAGTTCTCGCCCGGTGAGCCCGGCCGCTTCGAATCCATCGCGCACGCGCTGCGCTATCTCGACCACTACATGGTCAGCGCCGACTTCGATTCCTATTACGAGGCGCAGCGCAGCATCGACGCGCGCTGGCAGGTGGTGCCGGCCTGGACGCGGGCCTCTATCCTCAACGTCGCACGCATGGCCTGGTTCTCCTCCGACCGCACCATCCGCGAATATGCCGAGGAGATCTGGAACGTGCCGGTCCACCCGACGACGCCCGCCTTTCAGGAAGCCGAGGATCAGCGCGGCGCGGCGGGCTGA